A genomic window from bacterium includes:
- a CDS encoding D-aminoacylase, producing MHDLVLSGGHVVDGTGGPPLRADVAVSDGRIASLGPAGSARRVIDVSGHLVAPGFVDMHSHSDLALLAEPDAEAKVMQGVTGEVIGQDGLAYAPFDDFTLAAVRTQTAGWVGDPPGLDYGWRTVAEYLERFEASPPSLNVAFLVPHGNLRMMTVGTDDRPATGAELAEMRSLVRQGMAEGALGLSTGLTYTPAMYAGTDELVELCSEIVPFGGYFSPHTRSYGRGVMEAYDEMVDVCLRSGAPLHLTHCQVSFPGNGGRAGELVDRLAAIDPRRLEISADSYCYVPGSTYMAAFLPNWAWTEGPEGVLAHLADPGAAERIRHELEDVGTDGFHGALMDWSAIEVSSVGSEEGRRWIGRRVSEIAAELAVSPWEAVRRLMLDERLNVNILTHVGHEDNVRTIMQLPFHMGGSDGIMTGARPHPRAWGTFARYLAHYARDEGMFGWPEIVRKLAALPNLRLRQFDRGLLRPGYWADIVVFDPDAVRDTATFQNPRQHPEGMPWVLVNGELVKDDDVHTGARPGRVLRSQLRTAA from the coding sequence ATGCATGACCTGGTGCTGTCTGGCGGCCACGTGGTGGACGGCACGGGCGGGCCGCCGCTGCGCGCCGACGTCGCCGTCAGCGACGGGCGCATCGCCTCGCTCGGCCCGGCCGGATCGGCCCGGCGGGTCATCGACGTGTCGGGCCACCTGGTGGCGCCGGGTTTCGTGGACATGCATTCCCACTCCGATCTGGCGTTGCTGGCCGAACCGGACGCCGAGGCCAAGGTGATGCAGGGCGTGACCGGCGAGGTGATCGGCCAGGACGGGCTGGCCTACGCGCCCTTCGACGACTTCACCCTGGCGGCGGTGCGCACCCAGACCGCCGGCTGGGTGGGGGATCCGCCCGGTCTGGACTACGGCTGGCGCACCGTGGCGGAGTACCTGGAGCGCTTCGAGGCGTCGCCGCCGTCGCTGAACGTGGCGTTCCTGGTGCCCCACGGGAACCTGCGCATGATGACCGTGGGCACCGACGACCGGCCTGCGACCGGGGCTGAACTGGCCGAGATGCGCTCCCTGGTCCGCCAGGGCATGGCCGAGGGGGCACTGGGCCTGTCCACCGGCCTCACTTACACGCCGGCCATGTACGCCGGGACCGACGAGCTGGTGGAGCTGTGTTCGGAGATCGTGCCCTTCGGCGGTTACTTCTCGCCCCACACCCGCAGCTACGGGCGCGGCGTGATGGAGGCCTACGACGAGATGGTCGACGTGTGCCTGCGCTCGGGCGCGCCGCTGCACCTCACGCACTGCCAGGTCAGCTTCCCCGGCAACGGGGGCCGCGCCGGCGAGCTGGTCGATCGCTTGGCCGCCATCGACCCACGCCGGCTGGAGATCAGCGCCGACAGCTACTGCTACGTGCCCGGCTCCACCTACATGGCCGCATTCCTGCCGAACTGGGCGTGGACCGAGGGTCCCGAGGGTGTGCTGGCGCACCTGGCCGATCCCGGCGCGGCCGAGCGGATCCGCCACGAACTCGAGGACGTCGGCACCGACGGCTTCCACGGTGCGCTGATGGACTGGTCAGCCATCGAGGTCTCCTCGGTGGGCAGCGAGGAAGGAAGGCGCTGGATCGGCCGGCGCGTGTCCGAGATCGCCGCCGAGCTGGCGGTGTCGCCCTGGGAGGCGGTCCGTCGCCTCATGCTCGACGAGCGGCTGAACGTCAACATCCTCACCCACGTCGGCCACGAGGACAACGTGCGCACCATCATGCAGTTGCCGTTCCACATGGGCGGCAGCGACGGCATCATGACCGGCGCCCGCCCGCACCCCCGGGCCTGGGGCACCTTCGCCCGCTACCTGGCCCACTACGCCCGCGACGAGGGCATGTTCGGCTGGCCGGAGATCGTCCGCAAGCTGGCGGCGCTGCCGAACCTGCGGTTGCGGCAATTCGACCGGGGACTGCTGCGGCCGGGTTACTGGGCCGACATCGTGGTGTTCGACCCCGACGCGGTACGCGACACCGCCACCTTCCAGAATCCCCGGCAACATCCCGAGGGCATGCCCTGGGTGCTGGTGAACGGCGAGCTGGTGAAGGACGACGACGTCCACACCGGTGCCCGGCCGGGCCGGGTGCTGCGCAGCCAACTGCGGACGGCGGCATGA
- a CDS encoding AMP-binding protein, whose product MSTAGELPGPGAAAVPRRSVDLVPDLLATAVRSAPRRHAVLAAGETVTYAELADRVDRLASWLAAAGVGRGDRVALRAANSRLHIDVYLAAARIGAACVPLAPELADAEVARLVSDARPALAFADAAGAGALRAAGLDVVVDGSGRHGAALATAAAGLPSLPESSDVVLIVYTSGTTGEPKGVCLSHAAVTANAAMNARSQEFGAHEVYLTSTPLHHTSAAARVFTMLDGAHTHVVMPQFEAGAWIEAVESNRVTSAIIVPTQIQRILDHEAFSPQRLVSLRLLVYGTAPSAREQVWRMRQALGCGLYHGYGLSETLGVVTALTATDHAALAGPDDPRLGSIGRAIAGAEVVVRRSGGSATTPGEIGEITVRTPKTMSGYWGDRAATEAAFSDGWLLTGDLATVDGDGYITIVGRSKEIIISGGVNVHAAQVERAIAAHPDVEEVAVFGVPDPEWGEVPVAAVRAAAGSALRPGGVADLVAKRLDRRSRPRQVVFVEDFPRTATGKIRRQDLLSLLE is encoded by the coding sequence TCGCCGCCGGCGAGACGGTCACCTATGCCGAACTGGCCGACCGGGTCGACCGGCTTGCGTCGTGGCTCGCGGCGGCGGGTGTAGGCCGCGGCGATCGGGTCGCCCTCCGCGCCGCCAACAGCAGGCTGCACATCGACGTCTACTTGGCTGCAGCCCGAATCGGCGCGGCGTGCGTGCCGCTGGCGCCGGAACTGGCGGACGCGGAGGTCGCCCGGCTGGTGTCCGACGCGCGCCCCGCCCTGGCGTTCGCCGACGCCGCCGGCGCCGGGGCGCTGCGCGCGGCCGGCCTCGACGTTGTCGTGGACGGCAGCGGGCGCCACGGCGCCGCCCTGGCGACAGCTGCCGCCGGGCTGCCATCCCTGCCCGAGTCCTCGGATGTCGTCCTGATCGTCTACACGAGCGGTACCACCGGCGAGCCCAAGGGTGTGTGCCTGAGCCATGCGGCGGTGACCGCCAACGCGGCGATGAACGCCAGGTCGCAGGAGTTCGGCGCGCACGAGGTGTACCTCACGTCGACCCCGCTGCACCACACGTCGGCGGCGGCGCGGGTGTTCACGATGCTCGACGGGGCGCACACCCACGTGGTCATGCCGCAGTTCGAAGCGGGCGCCTGGATCGAAGCCGTGGAGTCCAACCGGGTGACGAGCGCCATCATCGTGCCTACGCAGATCCAGCGGATCCTGGACCACGAGGCATTCTCGCCCCAGCGACTCGTCTCGCTGCGCCTGCTCGTCTACGGGACCGCGCCGAGCGCCCGGGAGCAGGTCTGGCGGATGCGGCAGGCACTGGGTTGCGGCCTCTACCACGGATACGGCCTGAGCGAGACGCTGGGGGTCGTGACCGCGCTCACCGCCACCGACCACGCTGCTCTGGCGGGGCCCGACGATCCCCGGCTGGGTTCGATCGGCCGTGCCATCGCCGGCGCCGAAGTGGTCGTGCGGCGCTCCGGCGGCAGCGCGACGACGCCCGGCGAGATCGGTGAGATCACCGTCCGCACTCCCAAAACCATGTCCGGCTACTGGGGTGACCGAGCCGCCACCGAAGCGGCGTTCAGCGACGGCTGGCTGCTGACCGGAGATCTGGCGACCGTCGACGGTGACGGCTACATCACGATCGTCGGCCGCTCGAAGGAGATCATCATCTCGGGCGGGGTCAATGTCCACGCGGCACAGGTCGAGCGGGCCATCGCGGCGCATCCCGACGTGGAGGAGGTGGCCGTGTTCGGTGTGCCCGACCCCGAGTGGGGAGAGGTGCCCGTGGCGGCTGTCAGAGCCGCCGCCGGCAGCGCGCTCCGGCCCGGCGGCGTGGCCGATCTCGTGGCGAAGCGACTCGACCGCCGCAGCCGACCCCGCCAGGTGGTCTTCGTCGAGGACTTCCCGCGCACCGCCACCGGAAAGATCCGCAGGCAGGATCTGCTCAGCCTCCTCGAGTGA
- a CDS encoding RidA family protein, with protein MSTPVERLRAAGWELPPPPQPKGMYVPARRHGDLLHLSAHGPLGPDGGFTHRGVVGDALTLSEGRAAAAATALSLLASAAGALGDLSAISGVLRMTGYVNAAAGFEDHARVLDGASEVLEAAFGPDARPARSVVGVASLPFDLPIVTEATFVIGADDG; from the coding sequence ATGAGCACGCCCGTCGAGCGGCTGCGGGCAGCCGGCTGGGAACTGCCGCCCCCGCCCCAACCGAAGGGCATGTACGTGCCTGCCCGCCGTCACGGGGATCTTCTGCATCTGAGCGCCCACGGACCCCTCGGTCCCGACGGCGGGTTCACGCACCGCGGCGTCGTGGGGGACGCGCTCACTCTCAGCGAGGGGCGCGCGGCCGCCGCCGCCACCGCCCTCAGCCTGCTTGCGTCGGCGGCCGGTGCGCTCGGCGACCTGTCGGCGATCAGCGGCGTGCTGCGGATGACCGGGTACGTCAACGCCGCGGCAGGCTTCGAAGATCACGCCCGGGTCCTGGACGGGGCGAGCGAGGTGCTGGAGGCGGCGTTCGGGCCCGACGCCCGGCCCGCCCGCTCGGTCGTGGGCGTGGCGAGCCTCCCCTTCGATCTCCCGATCGTCACCGAGGCGACGTTCGTGATAGGAGCAGACGATGGCTGA
- a CDS encoding SDR family NAD(P)-dependent oxidoreductase, which produces MTTPEHQPKVLLTGAAGHLGRRIATHLASSACRLALCDVDAARLAVLAAELTGGATAEDGRVVSIPVDVTNETDARAAVGNAQESLRGLDVLVNAHGIEGPTAPVEALDPDEVRRTFDVNVMSLFWLCGAAAEIFKTAGGGRIVNLASGAGLAGGAFTGVYHASKHAVVGLTRSLARELAPAGILVNAVCPGFVESPMVDRIVSSLGDLDLPTDYRSVVPLGRYADPDEVAETVRYLACEAPEYMTGACLVLDGGLRA; this is translated from the coding sequence GTGACCACGCCGGAACACCAGCCGAAAGTACTGCTCACCGGCGCGGCAGGGCACCTTGGGCGGCGGATCGCGACCCATCTGGCGTCGAGCGCCTGCCGTCTGGCTCTTTGCGATGTCGACGCGGCGCGGCTGGCGGTTCTGGCCGCCGAACTCACCGGTGGAGCAACGGCGGAGGACGGACGGGTGGTGTCGATTCCGGTCGACGTGACCAACGAAACCGACGCACGGGCCGCCGTCGGTAATGCGCAGGAGTCGCTGCGCGGCCTCGACGTGCTGGTCAACGCCCACGGGATCGAGGGCCCCACGGCCCCGGTGGAGGCGCTCGACCCCGACGAGGTGCGCCGGACGTTCGATGTGAACGTGATGAGCCTGTTCTGGCTCTGCGGTGCGGCTGCTGAGATCTTCAAGACCGCCGGCGGGGGTCGCATCGTGAACTTGGCCTCGGGCGCCGGGCTGGCCGGCGGTGCCTTCACCGGCGTCTACCACGCCTCCAAGCACGCCGTCGTGGGGCTGACGCGCTCGCTTGCCCGGGAGCTGGCGCCGGCTGGCATCCTCGTGAACGCTGTCTGCCCCGGCTTCGTGGAGTCGCCGATGGTCGACCGCATCGTCTCGTCCCTCGGTGATCTGGACCTGCCCACGGACTACCGGAGCGTCGTACCGCTGGGCCGCTACGCCGACCCCGACGAGGTAGCCGAGACGGTCCGCTACCTGGCCTGCGAGGCCCCCGAGTACATGACCGGCGCCTGCCTCGTGCTTGACGGGGGCCTCCGCGCCTGA
- a CDS encoding ABC transporter ATP-binding protein has translation MAEVILRQLTKHFGSVEAVEDVTLRIPDGEFLVLLGPSGCGKSTILRLIAGLEDATRGEILVDGELINFKDPTKRNVAMVFQNYALYPHMTVYKNVAFPLETARMARDEVAEAVQRAAEMLEIEALLKRLPEQLSGGQRQRVALARAIVRQPLVFLMDEPLSNLDAQLRLQTRLELMGLHERLGITTIYVTHDQVEAMTMGQRIAVMKDGRIQQMGDPTGVYDVPANTFVATFLGAPPMNLISGALERDNGQTYFRVEGYELAVDPAVSGIAPDVLTEAAGDAQLGVRPEHLTLASPDAEGLPGVVRFLEPVGSDLFVSVMVAGHAVQVRMPPDTQVNTGSNVRLAFDPARSHIFGADSQNLRS, from the coding sequence ATGGCTGAGGTGATCCTGCGCCAGTTGACCAAGCACTTCGGCAGCGTGGAGGCGGTCGAGGACGTGACCCTGCGCATCCCCGACGGCGAGTTCCTGGTGCTGCTCGGCCCGTCGGGGTGCGGTAAGAGCACCATCCTGCGCCTGATCGCGGGCCTCGAGGACGCCACCCGCGGCGAGATCCTGGTCGACGGCGAACTCATCAATTTCAAGGACCCCACCAAGCGCAATGTGGCGATGGTGTTCCAGAACTACGCCCTGTACCCGCACATGACGGTGTACAAGAACGTGGCGTTCCCGCTGGAGACGGCCCGCATGGCCCGCGACGAGGTTGCCGAGGCGGTCCAGCGGGCAGCGGAGATGCTGGAGATCGAGGCGCTGCTGAAGCGCCTGCCGGAGCAGCTCTCCGGTGGTCAGCGCCAGCGGGTGGCCCTCGCCCGGGCCATCGTGCGGCAACCGCTGGTATTCCTGATGGACGAGCCGCTCTCCAACCTCGACGCCCAGCTGCGCCTGCAGACGCGCCTGGAGTTGATGGGCCTGCACGAACGGCTCGGCATCACCACCATCTACGTCACCCACGATCAGGTGGAGGCGATGACGATGGGCCAGCGGATCGCCGTGATGAAGGACGGCCGCATTCAGCAGATGGGCGACCCCACCGGCGTGTACGACGTACCCGCCAACACGTTCGTGGCCACCTTCCTGGGCGCCCCGCCCATGAACCTCATCAGCGGTGCGCTCGAGCGGGACAACGGGCAGACGTACTTCCGGGTGGAGGGCTACGAACTCGCGGTGGATCCGGCAGTGTCGGGGATCGCGCCCGATGTGCTGACCGAAGCCGCCGGCGACGCCCAACTGGGGGTCCGTCCCGAACATCTCACGCTCGCCTCGCCCGACGCCGAAGGTCTCCCCGGCGTGGTCCGTTTCCTGGAACCGGTCGGTTCGGACCTGTTCGTGAGCGTGATGGTGGCCGGACATGCGGTGCAGGTGCGGATGCCCCCCGACACCCAGGTGAACACCGGGTCGAACGTTCGGCTGGCGTTCGACCCCGCTCGCAGCCACATCTTTGGCGCCGACTCCCAGAACCTGCGGAGTTGA
- a CDS encoding sugar ABC transporter permease, translating to MTAVDAPVPEVVPDEWAAPSLSDSEYRWRARRYRFRTVRRAAGFLSPYLIVWGVFLAIPAVWGIFLSFNQGGLIRGDPRVFVGFENWTRTVSDSELRTAVKNTSIYVLIAIAVVFTLAIFLASLLNNYKKGSNFYKVALYFPLLAPPILGAIMWFFMVNFDFGILNLLKRSVLGGEGIRFLGDNPHALLTIVAVEVWRGLGFWVLFYLAGLQSVPEELQAAARIDGAGKWRRFRRITVPTLRPLLLFALVIAVIFNFQLFDSVQVLTDGGPRLGTATVVWFIHKRLFKFQDTGLAYASSIGLLVVVLILTALSFWLLGKRRQREA from the coding sequence ATGACCGCGGTCGATGCACCGGTGCCGGAGGTGGTGCCCGACGAGTGGGCGGCGCCCAGTCTCAGCGACTCCGAGTACCGCTGGCGTGCCCGCCGTTACCGCTTCCGCACCGTCAGGCGCGCCGCAGGCTTCCTGTCGCCGTACCTCATCGTCTGGGGCGTCTTCCTGGCCATCCCGGCCGTCTGGGGCATCTTCCTCAGCTTCAATCAGGGTGGCTTGATCAGGGGTGACCCGCGGGTCTTCGTGGGCTTCGAGAACTGGACCCGCACCGTCAGCGACTCCGAACTCCGTACCGCGGTCAAGAACACCAGCATCTACGTGCTCATCGCCATCGCGGTGGTGTTCACTCTGGCCATCTTCCTGGCCTCGCTGCTGAACAACTACAAGAAGGGCAGCAACTTCTACAAGGTCGCGCTGTACTTCCCGCTGCTGGCGCCGCCGATCCTCGGGGCGATCATGTGGTTCTTCATGGTCAACTTCGACTTCGGGATCCTGAACCTGCTGAAGCGGTCGGTCCTCGGGGGCGAGGGCATCAGATTCCTGGGGGACAACCCCCACGCGCTGCTGACCATCGTGGCGGTGGAGGTCTGGCGCGGCCTGGGCTTCTGGGTGCTGTTCTACCTGGCGGGCCTGCAGAGCGTGCCCGAGGAGCTGCAGGCCGCCGCCCGCATCGACGGTGCGGGCAAGTGGCGCCGGTTCCGGCGCATAACCGTGCCGACACTGCGCCCGCTGCTGCTGTTCGCCCTGGTGATCGCCGTCATCTTCAACTTCCAGCTCTTCGACTCGGTGCAAGTGCTCACCGACGGCGGCCCGAGACTCGGCACCGCCACGGTGGTGTGGTTCATCCACAAGCGATTGTTCAAGTTCCAGGACACCGGCCTGGCGTACGCCTCCAGCATCGGGCTGCTGGTCGTGGTGCTGATCCTGACCGCGCTGTCGTTCTGGCTGCTGGGCAAGCGACGACAGCGCGAGGCATGA
- a CDS encoding alanine racemase yields MADRTIPAGGLLDIPASIETPSLVVDRARMEHNIADMAAYAAGRGIGLAPHAKTHRTPEIARLQMAAGAEMLCIAKLGEAEALADAGLDSFVMAYPIVGDAKIARARRLMHRANILLSVDSFGAAEALGAGMAAEGMTAEVLVITDTGYHRCGVPAGEAADFGAAIAPLPGLRLRGLITHEGHAYSKPGTDGLHNASVDAGELMVAAADEVRARGLDIDVVSVGSSATARHTTAVDGITQVRPGIYAFNDYGQVLRGVVGFDRCAARVVATVVSHVEPDRAILDAGSKSVSHDRLGIHVPGAPGGYGLVVDLPGWELYQLSEEHGWLRWTGDGPPGELTIGQRVQILPNHICSAFHMLGQSEIIDAGEHVATWIATGRGESR; encoded by the coding sequence ATGGCTGATCGGACGATCCCCGCCGGCGGCCTCCTGGACATCCCCGCCAGCATCGAGACGCCCTCCCTGGTGGTGGACCGCGCCCGCATGGAGCACAACATCGCCGACATGGCGGCTTATGCGGCCGGCAGAGGCATCGGCCTGGCGCCTCACGCCAAGACGCATCGCACGCCCGAGATTGCCCGCCTGCAGATGGCGGCCGGGGCGGAGATGCTCTGCATCGCCAAGCTGGGCGAGGCGGAGGCCCTTGCCGACGCAGGTCTGGACAGCTTCGTCATGGCGTACCCGATCGTGGGGGACGCCAAGATCGCCCGCGCCCGGCGGCTCATGCACAGGGCCAACATCCTGCTGTCGGTGGACTCCTTCGGCGCTGCCGAGGCGCTCGGGGCGGGCATGGCCGCCGAAGGCATGACCGCGGAGGTGCTGGTGATCACCGACACGGGCTATCACCGCTGCGGCGTGCCGGCCGGCGAGGCCGCCGACTTCGGGGCCGCCATCGCGCCCCTCCCGGGGCTGCGCCTGCGGGGGCTGATCACCCATGAGGGCCACGCCTATTCCAAGCCCGGCACCGACGGCCTGCACAACGCCTCGGTCGACGCCGGGGAGTTGATGGTCGCCGCCGCCGACGAGGTGCGGGCCAGGGGACTCGACATCGACGTGGTGTCGGTGGGCTCCAGCGCTACCGCCCGCCACACCACCGCGGTGGACGGGATCACGCAGGTCCGTCCCGGAATCTACGCCTTCAACGACTACGGGCAGGTGCTGCGCGGCGTGGTGGGCTTCGACCGCTGCGCGGCGCGGGTGGTGGCCACGGTGGTCAGCCACGTCGAGCCGGACCGGGCCATCCTGGACGCCGGCTCCAAGTCGGTCAGCCACGACCGCCTCGGCATCCACGTGCCGGGCGCGCCCGGCGGCTACGGCCTTGTCGTGGACCTGCCGGGCTGGGAGCTGTACCAGCTCTCCGAGGAGCACGGCTGGCTGCGCTGGACGGGCGACGGTCCGCCCGGCGAGCTGACGATCGGGCAGCGCGTGCAGATCCTGCCCAACCACATCTGCTCGGCGTTTCACATGCTGGGCCAATCGGAGATCATCGACGCCGGCGAGCACGTCGCCACCTGGATCGCCACCGGCCGCGGCGAGAGCCGCTGA
- a CDS encoding sugar ABC transporter substrate-binding protein, producing MKLFRRRGSALGLVLLAVLGLIAASCAADTSDIEASADAAMSAAQGAATDAGVAIADAGAASAEASAASADAAAAGAEAQSAAADAAAAAADAAAALAAADAAQAAADLAQATAEGNEAAAAEAEAALAAAQAAADAAAAEASAAREEAAAAQAEADAARADAEAAQAEAEAAQAEAAAAQAEAEAAQAEAEAALEATARPFEGVTLKFGKAPHGPDEIALFETWFAPFEERTGITVEHTVVPWQDVESTYTASFAGDDPFDVTYQVSTHLTLFGDRGAFMDVLPLMSAPEYASERAHFIDSAIDASLYQGKLYGVPIIIGSTVMFVNLDLLEQAGVSEVPSTTDELIAAAQAVEANTDAIGFHVPMTTVDFNWYFNLQNVHNFGGDIVSDDYTSATLDSDAVRQATQFGADLICTHGVQPPIGQYNREEGISLFKGGQLAMLLDEPLRVTAFEDEGLPFNWDIAPPVGAPDGTQTMFSTTGHWSVAAGSSNPDAAWELAKFLSSAEFMTAYNEVYGWISPRDDITTFLGNEKLQRNLEWVLASWDGLVTHPNIAQILDEYGQALEAAASCEVSVDDALSGAQQRAAEILERG from the coding sequence ATGAAACTGTTTAGGAGACGGGGATCGGCTCTTGGGCTGGTGCTGTTGGCGGTGCTGGGGCTCATAGCGGCCTCCTGCGCGGCTGACACGAGCGACATCGAAGCGTCGGCCGACGCGGCGATGAGTGCGGCCCAGGGGGCGGCAACTGACGCCGGTGTGGCGATCGCAGACGCCGGAGCAGCGTCTGCGGAGGCCTCGGCTGCGTCCGCGGACGCGGCTGCTGCTGGTGCCGAGGCGCAGTCAGCCGCTGCGGACGCGGCGGCAGCGGCGGCAGATGCCGCGGCAGCGCTTGCCGCTGCGGACGCGGCTCAGGCAGCGGCCGATCTTGCCCAGGCCACGGCCGAGGGCAATGAGGCGGCCGCCGCCGAGGCAGAGGCGGCACTGGCTGCAGCGCAGGCTGCGGCCGATGCGGCCGCGGCCGAAGCGTCGGCGGCACGCGAGGAGGCAGCCGCTGCGCAGGCCGAGGCCGACGCGGCTCGCGCCGACGCGGAGGCTGCGCAGGCCGAGGCGGAGGCTGCGCAGGCCGAGGCTGCGGCTGCGCAGGCCGAGGCGGAGGCTGCGCAGGCCGAGGCAGAGGCGGCGCTCGAGGCGACCGCGCGTCCCTTCGAAGGCGTCACGCTGAAGTTCGGCAAGGCGCCGCACGGCCCGGACGAGATCGCACTGTTCGAGACGTGGTTCGCGCCCTTCGAGGAGCGGACCGGCATCACCGTCGAGCACACGGTGGTTCCGTGGCAGGACGTCGAGTCGACGTACACCGCCAGCTTCGCCGGCGACGACCCGTTCGACGTGACCTACCAGGTGAGCACGCACCTCACGCTGTTCGGTGATCGCGGCGCCTTCATGGACGTGCTGCCGCTGATGAGCGCCCCGGAGTACGCCTCCGAGCGCGCCCACTTCATCGACAGCGCCATCGATGCCAGCCTCTACCAGGGCAAGCTGTACGGCGTCCCGATCATCATCGGCAGCACCGTGATGTTCGTGAACCTGGACCTGCTCGAGCAGGCCGGCGTCAGCGAGGTCCCGAGCACCACCGACGAGCTCATCGCCGCGGCCCAGGCCGTGGAGGCGAACACCGACGCCATCGGCTTCCATGTGCCGATGACGACCGTGGACTTCAACTGGTACTTCAACCTGCAGAACGTCCACAACTTCGGCGGCGACATCGTCTCCGACGACTACACGTCGGCGACCCTCGACTCCGACGCGGTGCGGCAGGCGACGCAGTTCGGCGCCGATCTCATCTGCACCCACGGGGTGCAGCCGCCGATCGGCCAGTACAACCGTGAGGAGGGCATCTCGCTGTTCAAGGGCGGCCAGCTGGCCATGCTGCTGGACGAGCCACTGCGTGTCACCGCCTTCGAGGACGAGGGCCTGCCCTTCAACTGGGACATCGCACCCCCGGTGGGGGCGCCCGACGGCACCCAGACGATGTTCTCCACGACGGGCCACTGGTCGGTCGCCGCGGGAAGCTCCAACCCCGACGCCGCCTGGGAGCTGGCCAAGTTCCTGAGCTCGGCCGAGTTCATGACCGCCTACAACGAGGTCTACGGCTGGATCTCGCCGCGGGACGACATCACGACGTTCCTCGGCAACGAGAAGCTGCAGAGGAACCTCGAGTGGGTCCTGGCCTCCTGGGACGGCCTGGTCACGCACCCGAACATCGCCCAGATCCTGGACGAGTACGGCCAGGCACTCGAGGCGGCGGCCTCCTGCGAGGTGTCGGTCGACGACGCCCTGTCCGGAGCGCAGCAACGCGCCGCGGAGATCCTCGAGCGCGGGTAA
- a CDS encoding carbohydrate ABC transporter permease, giving the protein MAGDVTPDPPALEEVPATDEISDADAMAERLAEAGRAKRASDRTRKILAYVVLSLFVVIAIGPAFYLISPAFRDSVSLFTYPPEWIPSEPTLENYRFLFSSTSYVRWAINTLIFAGSTTLLTLVTNSMAGYAFARLRFPGRNVLFFVVLATLMVPVAAVLAPTYLTVNTIGDWPIIGNWIDIDTYLGLILPSAVSPLGVFMMRQFIETLPDGLYEAARLDGAGEWRIFTRIVLPLIKPALVVLGIFVFMLTWASYLWPLVAATDNEFRVLTVGIASLKGQFVTDWGILAAASLLTIVPVTIVFLFFQKWFVQASMAGALKQ; this is encoded by the coding sequence GTGGCCGGCGACGTGACCCCCGATCCCCCGGCCCTCGAGGAGGTCCCTGCGACGGACGAGATCAGCGACGCCGACGCCATGGCGGAGCGACTCGCCGAGGCGGGCCGCGCCAAGCGCGCCAGTGACCGGACCCGGAAGATCCTGGCCTACGTGGTGCTCTCGCTCTTCGTGGTGATCGCCATCGGTCCGGCCTTCTACCTCATCTCGCCGGCGTTCCGCGACAGCGTCTCGCTGTTCACCTACCCGCCGGAGTGGATTCCCAGCGAGCCCACGCTCGAGAACTACCGCTTCCTGTTCTCCAGCACCAGCTACGTGCGCTGGGCGATCAACACGCTGATCTTCGCCGGCAGCACCACCCTCCTCACGCTCGTCACCAACTCCATGGCCGGCTACGCCTTCGCCCGCCTGCGCTTCCCGGGGCGCAACGTGCTGTTCTTCGTGGTCCTGGCGACGCTCATGGTGCCGGTGGCGGCGGTGCTGGCGCCCACCTACCTGACGGTGAACACCATCGGGGATTGGCCCATCATCGGCAACTGGATCGACATCGACACCTACCTGGGCCTGATCCTGCCGAGCGCCGTGTCCCCCCTGGGGGTGTTCATGATGCGCCAGTTCATCGAGACCCTCCCCGACGGTCTCTACGAGGCGGCACGCCTCGACGGCGCCGGCGAGTGGCGCATCTTCACCAGGATCGTGCTGCCGCTCATCAAACCGGCCCTCGTGGTGCTGGGCATCTTCGTGTTCATGCTCACGTGGGCCAGCTACCTGTGGCCGCTCGTGGCGGCAACCGACAACGAGTTCCGGGTCCTGACGGTGGGCATCGCCTCCCTGAAGGGGCAATTCGTGACCGACTGGGGCATCCTGGCGGCGGCGTCGCTCCTGACGATCGTGCCGGTGACCATCGTCTTCCTGTTCTTCCAGAAGTGGTTCGTGCAGGCGTCGATGGCCGGTGCCCTGAAGCAATGA